In one window of Streptomyces sp. FXJ1.172 DNA:
- a CDS encoding adenosine deaminase, with translation MPLPKAELHLHIEGTLEPELAFELAARNGVTLPYADTEELRKAYDFEDLQSFLNLYYELMAVLRTEQDFADLANAYLARAAAQGVRHAEIFFDPQAHLARGVVMGTVVEGLWRALGSSERNHGISTKLILCFLRDESAESALETLDAARPYLDRITGIGLDSAEVGHPPVKFREVYEAAAGLGLRRVAHAGEEGPPEYISEALDVLGVERVDHGLRCMEDPALVERLVRERIPLTLCPLSNVRLRAVDTLAGHPLPAMLDAGLLCTVNSDDPAYFGGYAGDNFAAVHRTLGLSEDRLRELARNSFLASFLEDDEERRARYLAEVEAYEFGDAVS, from the coding sequence ATGCCCCTCCCGAAAGCAGAACTGCACCTCCACATCGAAGGCACCCTGGAGCCGGAGCTGGCGTTCGAGCTGGCCGCCCGCAACGGCGTGACCCTGCCGTACGCGGACACGGAAGAGCTGCGCAAGGCGTACGACTTCGAGGATCTCCAGTCCTTCCTGAACCTGTACTACGAGCTGATGGCCGTCCTGCGTACCGAGCAGGACTTCGCGGACCTGGCGAACGCCTACCTCGCCCGGGCCGCCGCCCAGGGCGTCCGGCACGCGGAGATCTTCTTCGACCCGCAGGCGCATCTCGCCCGGGGCGTGGTCATGGGCACGGTCGTGGAGGGCCTGTGGCGGGCGCTGGGCAGCAGCGAGCGCAACCACGGCATCTCCACCAAGCTGATCCTGTGCTTCCTGCGCGACGAGTCCGCCGAGTCGGCACTCGAGACCCTCGATGCCGCCCGGCCGTACCTGGACCGGATCACCGGCATCGGCCTGGACTCCGCCGAGGTCGGGCATCCGCCGGTGAAGTTCCGCGAGGTGTACGAGGCCGCGGCCGGGCTCGGGCTGCGGCGCGTGGCGCACGCCGGTGAGGAGGGGCCGCCGGAGTACATCAGCGAGGCCCTGGACGTGCTCGGCGTGGAGCGCGTCGACCACGGGCTGCGCTGCATGGAGGACCCGGCGCTGGTCGAGCGGCTGGTCCGGGAGCGGATCCCGCTGACCCTGTGCCCGCTGTCCAACGTCCGCCTGCGCGCCGTCGACACCCTGGCCGGCCACCCGCTGCCCGCCATGCTGGACGCGGGCCTGCTGTGCACGGTCAACTCCGACGACCCGGCGTACTTCGGCGGGTACGCGGGCGACAACTTCGCGGCCGTGCACCGGACCCTCGGCCTGAGCGAGGACCGGCTGCGCGAGCTGGCCCGCAACTCGTTCCTCGCCTCCTTCCTGGAGGACGACGAGGAGCGCCGGGCCCGCTACCTCGCCGAGGTGGAGGCGTACGAGTTCGGCGACGCCGTGTCGTAA
- a CDS encoding 5-dehydro-4-deoxyglucarate dehydratase, producing MARGVLSFPLTAFHDDGSLDPDGLRAHVAGRLAAAPGAVFPACGTGEFFSLDEDEYRTVVAVTVEEAAGSVPVVAGTGYGWAQAARFARIAEEAGADALLVLPHYLVEAPQDGLAAQLERLAARTRLPIVAYQRGQVAYDTGTLRRIARIPNVIGVKDGHSDLDRLQRLTLAAPDGFLFFNGAATAEIQARAYATVGVPAYSSAVHAFAPEIAGAFFTALHGGDRGTVDRLLREFYVPFVELRDRAPGYAVSLVKAAARLRGERVGPVRAPLTDPAPADLAALKALLTAGLDLVGASL from the coding sequence ATGGCGCGGGGTGTGCTGTCCTTCCCGCTCACCGCCTTCCACGACGACGGCTCCCTCGACCCCGACGGCCTGCGCGCCCATGTCGCCGGCCGGCTCGCCGCGGCCCCCGGCGCCGTCTTCCCGGCCTGCGGCACCGGGGAGTTCTTCTCGCTGGACGAGGACGAGTACCGCACGGTCGTCGCCGTCACCGTCGAGGAGGCGGCCGGGAGCGTGCCCGTCGTGGCCGGGACCGGGTACGGGTGGGCGCAGGCCGCCCGGTTCGCGCGGATCGCCGAGGAGGCCGGCGCCGACGCCCTGCTCGTGCTGCCCCACTACCTGGTCGAGGCCCCGCAGGACGGCCTCGCCGCCCAGCTGGAGCGGCTCGCCGCCCGCACCCGGCTGCCGATCGTGGCCTACCAGCGCGGTCAAGTCGCCTACGACACGGGCACGTTGCGACGCATCGCGCGCATCCCGAACGTCATCGGCGTCAAGGACGGGCACAGCGACCTCGACCGGCTCCAGCGCCTCACCCTCGCCGCCCCTGACGGCTTCCTCTTCTTCAACGGCGCCGCCACCGCCGAGATCCAGGCGCGTGCGTACGCCACCGTCGGCGTCCCCGCCTACTCCTCCGCCGTGCACGCCTTCGCCCCCGAGATCGCCGGAGCCTTCTTCACCGCGCTCCACGGCGGGGACCGGGGCACGGTCGACAGACTGCTGCGGGAGTTCTACGTTCCCTTCGTCGAACTGCGCGACCGCGCGCCCGGGTACGCCGTGTCCCTGGTGAAGGCGGCGGCCCGGCTCCGGGGCGAGCGCGTCGGGCCCGTGCGCGCCCCGCTCACCGACCCCGCGCCCGCCGACCTCGCCGCCCTCAAGGCCCTCCTCACCGCCGGACTCGACCTCGTAGGAGCCTCACTGTGA
- a CDS encoding PhoH family protein — protein MTQTSTAHTPSQEQARAQFTVPAQHPMVTVLGSGDSLLRVIERAFPAADIHVRGNEISAAGDPADVALISRVFDEMMLVLRTGQPMTEDAVERSIAMLKASENGTSDGPETPAQVLTQNILSSRGRTIRPKTLNQKRYVDAIDKHTIVFGIGPAGTGKTYLAMAKAVQALQSKQVNRIILTRPAVEAGERLGFLPGTLYEKIDPYLRPLYDALHDMLDPDSIPRLMAAGTIEVAPLAYMRGRTLNDAFIILDEAQNTSPEQMKMFLTRLGFDSKIVITGDVTQVDLPNGTKSGLRQVQDILEGVEDVHFSRLSSHDVVRHKLVGRIVDAYELYDSKYGTENGTHKGGHGKSGAKGSKGK, from the coding sequence ATGACACAGACATCCACAGCTCACACCCCTTCGCAGGAGCAGGCGAGAGCGCAGTTCACCGTCCCCGCCCAGCACCCCATGGTGACCGTGCTGGGTTCCGGCGACTCCCTCCTGCGTGTGATCGAGAGGGCCTTCCCGGCGGCCGACATCCACGTCCGGGGCAATGAGATCAGCGCGGCCGGCGACCCCGCGGACGTCGCCCTCATTTCGCGCGTGTTCGACGAGATGATGCTGGTGCTCCGCACCGGGCAGCCGATGACGGAGGACGCAGTGGAACGCTCGATCGCCATGCTCAAGGCGAGCGAGAACGGGACGAGCGACGGCCCGGAGACCCCGGCCCAGGTGCTGACGCAGAACATCCTGTCCTCGCGGGGCCGGACCATCCGGCCCAAGACCCTCAACCAGAAGCGGTACGTCGACGCGATCGACAAGCACACCATCGTGTTCGGCATAGGACCCGCCGGTACCGGCAAGACCTACCTGGCCATGGCCAAGGCCGTCCAGGCCCTGCAGTCCAAGCAGGTCAACCGGATCATCCTCACCCGCCCGGCGGTCGAGGCCGGCGAGCGGCTGGGCTTCCTGCCCGGCACGCTCTACGAGAAGATCGACCCCTACCTGCGCCCGCTGTACGACGCGCTGCACGACATGCTCGACCCGGACTCCATCCCCAGGCTGATGGCCGCCGGGACGATCGAGGTCGCGCCGCTCGCCTACATGCGCGGACGCACGCTCAACGACGCCTTCATCATCCTGGACGAGGCCCAGAACACGAGCCCCGAGCAGATGAAGATGTTCCTCACCCGCCTCGGCTTCGACTCGAAGATCGTGATCACCGGTGACGTCACGCAGGTCGACCTGCCGAACGGCACCAAGTCCGGTCTGCGGCAGGTGCAGGACATCCTGGAGGGCGTCGAGGACGTCCACTTCTCCCGGCTGTCGTCCCACGATGTCGTACGGCACAAGCTGGTGGGCCGTATCGTCGACGCGTACGAGTTGTACGACAGCAAGTACGGCACCGAGAACGGCACCCACAAGGGCGGCCACGGCAAGTCCGGTGCCAAGGGCTCCAAGGGGAAGTAG
- a CDS encoding glucarate dehydratase family protein yields the protein MTRDLTIAEVRLTPVLVADPPLLNVQGVHQPYTPRLIVEIVTADGVTGLGETYGDTKYLEPARRLAERLTGRSVIDVNALFGLDLGVDATGLDGQVDAGGLRGTQSADKLRLSVLSAFEVACLDAQGKALGLPVHALLGGKVRDAVEYSAYLFYRWAAHPAGVAAEPDDWGAALDPAGVVAQARTFKERYGFTSFKLKGGVFPPDEEIAAVRALAEAFPGHPLRLDPNGAWSVATSLRVAKELEDVLEYLEDPTPGTPAMAEVSAGTGVPLATNMCVTTFGEIREAFAKDAVQVVLSDHHYWGGLRNTRHLAAICATFGVGVSMHSNTHLGISLAAMTQVAATVPNLHHACDSHYPWQSEDVLTERPVFTGGRVAVSDAPGLGVALDRDALARLHRRWAEDDGALRDRDDAAAMRAGDPRWRTPVLPRW from the coding sequence GTGACCCGTGATCTGACCATCGCCGAGGTGCGGCTGACCCCGGTCCTGGTGGCCGACCCGCCGCTGCTCAACGTCCAGGGCGTGCACCAGCCGTACACCCCCCGGCTGATCGTGGAGATCGTCACGGCGGACGGGGTCACCGGGCTCGGCGAGACCTACGGCGACACCAAGTACCTGGAACCGGCCCGCCGGCTGGCCGAGCGGCTCACCGGACGCTCGGTCATAGATGTGAACGCTCTGTTCGGGCTCGACCTCGGCGTGGACGCGACGGGGCTCGACGGGCAGGTCGACGCCGGCGGTCTGCGCGGGACGCAGAGCGCGGACAAGCTCCGGCTGTCCGTGCTCTCCGCCTTCGAGGTGGCCTGCCTCGACGCCCAGGGCAAGGCGCTCGGGCTGCCCGTGCACGCACTGCTCGGCGGCAAGGTGCGCGACGCGGTCGAGTACAGCGCCTACCTGTTCTACCGGTGGGCCGCGCACCCGGCGGGCGTCGCGGCCGAGCCCGACGACTGGGGCGCCGCCCTCGACCCGGCCGGAGTGGTCGCCCAGGCACGGACGTTCAAGGAGCGCTACGGCTTCACTTCCTTCAAGCTCAAGGGCGGCGTCTTCCCGCCGGACGAGGAGATCGCGGCCGTACGCGCCCTCGCCGAGGCCTTCCCCGGGCACCCGCTGCGCCTCGACCCCAACGGCGCCTGGTCGGTGGCGACCTCGCTGAGGGTGGCGAAGGAACTCGAGGACGTCCTCGAGTACCTGGAGGACCCGACGCCGGGCACGCCCGCCATGGCCGAGGTGTCCGCCGGCACCGGGGTGCCCCTGGCCACCAACATGTGCGTGACCACCTTCGGCGAGATCCGGGAGGCGTTCGCCAAGGACGCCGTCCAGGTGGTCCTCTCCGACCACCACTACTGGGGCGGACTGCGCAACACCCGCCATCTCGCGGCGATCTGCGCCACGTTCGGGGTCGGGGTGTCCATGCACTCCAACACCCATCTCGGCATCAGCCTCGCCGCCATGACCCAGGTCGCGGCCACGGTCCCGAACCTGCACCACGCCTGCGACTCCCACTACCCCTGGCAGTCCGAGGACGTCCTGACCGAGCGGCCCGTCTTCACCGGCGGCCGGGTCGCGGTGTCCGACGCGCCCGGACTCGGCGTCGCACTCGACCGGGACGCGCTGGCCCGGCTGCACCGCAGGTGGGCCGAGGACGACGGCGCGCTGCGCGACCGGGACGACGCGGCGGCGATGCGGGCGGGCGACCCGCGCTGGCGGACGCCGGTGCTGCCGCGCTGGTAA
- a CDS encoding carbohydrate kinase family protein, which translates to MTASHAFTGEEPEHLTQAARCRAQVDPLAALREPGDPPWDVYLTGTVFLDIIFTGLDSAPVRGTESWARGMGSSPGGVANMATALARLGLRTSLAAAFGDDHYGEYCWDTLAQGEGIDLTPSRTVPGWHSPVTVSMAYEGERTMVSHGHEPPPQEPSHPSPATALKRRPSGVDPLPCPPRARAAVASLTPGTRAPWIAQAAHDGTRIFADVGWDDTGAWDIAGLADLEHCEAFLPNAEEAKRYTGAECPRVAAHALTEYVPVAVVTLGPQGAYAVDRRTGEAAEVPAIAVEALDPTGAGDVFVAGFVTGSLAGWPLADRLAFAGLTAALSVQEFGGSLSAPGWSEIGAWWRRVQSLPGQDPAALQRYAFLEGLVPKELDRAWPLRRAVPTIGFRRSG; encoded by the coding sequence GTGACCGCCTCGCACGCCTTCACCGGAGAGGAACCGGAACACCTCACCCAGGCAGCGCGCTGCCGGGCCCAGGTCGACCCGCTCGCCGCGCTGCGCGAACCCGGCGACCCGCCCTGGGACGTCTACCTGACGGGCACGGTCTTCCTCGACATCATCTTCACCGGCCTGGACTCGGCGCCCGTGCGCGGCACCGAGTCCTGGGCCCGGGGGATGGGCTCCAGCCCCGGCGGAGTCGCCAACATGGCCACCGCGCTGGCCCGGCTCGGCCTGCGGACCTCCCTCGCGGCGGCCTTCGGCGACGACCACTACGGCGAGTACTGCTGGGACACGCTCGCCCAGGGCGAGGGCATCGATCTGACGCCGTCGCGGACCGTGCCCGGCTGGCACTCTCCGGTGACGGTGTCGATGGCGTACGAGGGCGAGCGGACGATGGTCTCGCACGGGCACGAGCCGCCCCCGCAGGAGCCGTCCCACCCCTCGCCCGCCACCGCCCTCAAACGACGCCCTTCGGGCGTGGACCCCCTTCCGTGCCCGCCCCGCGCGCGTGCCGCCGTCGCCTCCCTCACGCCGGGCACGCGCGCGCCCTGGATCGCGCAGGCCGCCCACGACGGCACCCGGATCTTCGCCGACGTCGGCTGGGACGACACCGGGGCGTGGGACATCGCCGGGCTCGCCGACCTGGAGCACTGCGAGGCCTTCCTGCCGAACGCGGAGGAGGCGAAGCGGTACACCGGCGCCGAGTGCCCGCGGGTCGCCGCGCATGCCCTGACCGAGTACGTGCCGGTGGCCGTGGTGACCCTCGGGCCGCAAGGGGCGTACGCGGTGGACCGGCGGACGGGGGAGGCCGCCGAGGTGCCCGCGATCGCCGTGGAGGCGCTGGACCCGACCGGGGCCGGTGACGTGTTCGTCGCCGGGTTCGTGACCGGCTCCCTGGCCGGGTGGCCGCTGGCGGACCGGCTGGCGTTCGCCGGGCTCACGGCCGCCTTGTCGGTGCAGGAGTTCGGGGGGTCGCTGTCGGCGCCGGGGTGGTCGGAGATCGGGGCGTGGTGGCGGCGGGTGCAGTCCCTGCCCGGGCAGGACCCGGCGGCGCTGCAGAGGTATGCGTTCCTCGAGGGTCTGGTGCCCAAGGAGCTGGACCGGGCCTGGCCGCTGCGGCGGGCGGTCCCGACCATCGGGTTCCGGCGCTCGGGGTGA
- a CDS encoding ribonuclease Z produces MSVRELVVLGTASQVPTRHRNHNGYLLRWDGEGILFDPGEGTQRQMVRAGVAAHDLNRICVTHFHGDHCLGLAGVIQRINLDQVPHEVTAHYPRSGQRFFDRLRYATAYRETVGITEAPVAADGILAVTASYTLETRRLSHPVDSYGYRLIEPDGRRMLPDRLAAHGIEGPDVGRLQREGRLGGVSLEDVSEVRRGQRFAFVMDTRLCDGVHALAQGCDLLVIESTFLDEDAELAAEHGHLTAGQAAAVAREAGVRHLVLTHFSQRYADPEEFGRQARAAGFEGELTVAYDLLRVAVPKRR; encoded by the coding sequence GTGTCCGTACGTGAATTGGTGGTCCTCGGCACCGCCAGCCAGGTCCCGACCCGGCACCGCAACCACAACGGCTACCTGCTGCGCTGGGACGGCGAGGGCATCCTGTTCGACCCCGGCGAGGGCACCCAGCGCCAGATGGTGCGCGCCGGGGTCGCCGCCCACGACCTGAACCGGATCTGCGTCACCCACTTCCACGGCGACCACTGCCTCGGCCTCGCCGGAGTGATCCAGCGGATCAACCTCGACCAGGTGCCGCACGAGGTGACCGCGCACTACCCGCGCTCCGGGCAGCGCTTCTTCGACCGCCTGCGGTACGCGACGGCCTACCGGGAGACGGTCGGCATCACCGAGGCACCGGTCGCCGCCGACGGCATCCTCGCGGTGACCGCGTCGTACACCCTCGAGACCCGCAGGCTGTCCCACCCCGTGGACTCCTACGGCTACCGGCTGATCGAGCCCGACGGCCGCCGGATGCTGCCCGACCGGCTCGCCGCGCACGGGATCGAGGGGCCGGACGTCGGCCGGCTCCAGCGCGAGGGGCGGCTCGGGGGCGTGTCGCTGGAGGACGTCAGCGAAGTGCGGCGCGGGCAGCGGTTCGCGTTCGTCATGGACACCCGGCTCTGCGACGGCGTGCACGCGCTCGCGCAGGGCTGCGACCTGCTGGTGATCGAGTCCACCTTCCTGGACGAGGACGCCGAACTGGCCGCGGAGCACGGGCACCTGACCGCCGGGCAGGCCGCCGCCGTCGCCCGGGAGGCCGGTGTGCGGCACCTCGTCCTCACCCACTTCAGCCAGCGCTACGCCGATCCGGAGGAGTTCGGGCGGCAGGCGCGGGCGGCCGGGTTCGAGGGTGAGCTGACCGTGGCGTACGACCTGCTGCGAGTGGCGGTTCCGAAACGGCGGTAA
- the ybeY gene encoding rRNA maturation RNase YbeY → MSIDVNNESGTEVDEQAILDIARYALARMRIHPLSELSVIVVDADAMEQLHIQWMDLPGPTDVMSFPMDELRPPSKDDDEPPQGLLGDIVLCPEVAAKQGADAPTQHSMDEELQLLTVHGVLHLLGYDHEEPDEKAEMFGLQAAIVDGWRGERGLTGPSPAPTVS, encoded by the coding sequence ATGTCGATCGACGTCAACAACGAGTCCGGTACCGAGGTCGACGAGCAGGCGATCCTCGACATCGCCCGCTACGCGCTCGCGCGGATGCGCATCCACCCGCTGTCCGAACTCTCGGTGATCGTCGTGGACGCCGACGCCATGGAGCAGCTGCACATCCAGTGGATGGACCTGCCCGGGCCGACCGATGTCATGTCGTTCCCGATGGACGAGCTGCGGCCGCCGTCCAAGGACGACGACGAGCCGCCGCAGGGGCTGCTCGGCGACATCGTGCTCTGCCCGGAGGTCGCCGCCAAGCAGGGGGCGGACGCCCCGACGCAGCACTCCATGGACGAGGAGCTGCAGCTGCTCACCGTCCATGGCGTGCTGCACCTGCTCGGGTACGACCACGAGGAGCCCGACGAGAAGGCCGAGATGTTCGGCCTCCAGGCCGCCATCGTGGACGGCTGGCGGGGCGAGCGCGGCCTGACCGGTCCGTCGCCGGCGCCGACCGTCTCGTAA